ctgccacccccctgaGAGCCCGTGCACTGCCCAGACCCAGCCACTGCCTCcccatgctgctcctccctgctggggctgcagccccaccgtTGCCTGTTCCCAGGGGACCCAGCTGGGCCGTGGCCGTGCTGGGGCCGCCCCGTGATGGGCATCtctaggaggaaggagatgccccgtgtgctgccccgcggggcagagcctggccccagggtGCTCAAACCCTGCCCACgacgcagctctgcccctgatgctctggctcctcctgtcccctgcagacGTGGTGACCCTGGATCCAGACTCGGCTCATTCCCGACTTGTCCTGTCAGCggatgggagaagtgtgagaaggggaagagcacggCAGGACCTGCACGACACCCCTGAGAGATTTGACACtcggtgctgtgtgctgggccaggaggggttcagggaggggaggcactgctgggaggtggaggtgaagggggaggtgggaggtgattcctggtgggctgtgggggtggccagggagTCTGCCTACAGAAAGGGGTATCCGGACCTGAGCCCTGAAGGAGGGATCTGGGCAGTGTGTCACTGGAAAGGGCAGTTTGTGTCTCTCACCtcttctcccacctccctgtcccccatccccaggagactctgggtctgtctggactGCACGCAGGGGCTGGTGACTTTCATCGATGCCGAGAGTGGGGTTGAGATCTTCACTTTCCCACCAGCCTCGTTCAATGCAGAGATCATACGAccctggttttgggtggggACAGAGGAAACCGAGCTGTGCCTGAGGGACAGCATCTCTGGCACTCTCTGCCCCCCTTCCATCCCCACCTCAGCCCcggacagcccctgccctgctgcagacactgcccgctctcctctcctccatcccgcaggAGCACAcgtccctctctgccctgcccaagcccaggGAGCAGGGGGGCAGTGAAGGGGCTGCACTGGTTTTACCTGGGCCAGGGTTAATTTCCTTGATAGTAACTGGTAAGGGGCTCAGGTttggatttctgctggaaacagtgttgatagcaCAAGGATGTTTAAGTTGTTGCAAGGACAGGTTTGCTTGCAACGTGCTAGATTGTATTTATCGCTGTTACTGCTGCTTAGCTGTTGCTTGGctggctcctgtgcttgccatggggcttgctcGCCTTCCTGGATATCAGAGTCTGGTGCTTGTTTGCGGCTGCTTGGTGCTTTCACTGCTCGATGTGCTGCTGATCATggcactgtgctgtgctgggaacaCTTTGGTAAGAGCCATGGCCATACGCCTGGGCTGCGCGATGGTATGGGCATCgctgctgttcctgtgctgctgtaccggacaggctggaactgcacTGTGAGCTCCGGTCGAAGGGACggtgacctgtggatgagtctACGTGGGAacaggacaccccaaagcgCCTGTGGTCATGAAGAATTCCAGAGGAGagcccctgcccttctgcagacactgcccgctctcctctcctccatcccgcagcagcacatgtccctctctgccctgcccaagcccaccctgcccaggcacagcaccatggccttcaataaagctttgtgggtgaccatggagtgtggccgtgctggttcctgagggctttttgtcctgattcctgcctgcccgcgaagggcatttgcagccagcgcagttggagcagtggttggagcaggagcctgggggcagctccctgcaggatgagcatggggagtggggggcggaggcggggggcactcacaactcaggcacccccttctcttccttctgggcacccccaaactttgccagcaccccctgtccccaggatgcccctgctctctcaCCATCCTTCTACACCACACAGTCCTGTTGGGACCAAGACTGATTGGTCTTTCCCTAATCCCCTTCCTCGCTGGGCACTCAGGACAGGCGGCTGCGGCTCGTTGCTGCTTTTGGGGATGGGGCTGAGTGTGGGAAAGCATCTTGGTAACTGAGGGGCTTtaggggcagcagcagaggaaccttcTGAGTGGAGAAAGAATTTCCCCACCTGGGGCTCTTTTAGGGTGATATTTAGCAAGATtgattgctgtggctgctgctgctgctctggggtttGGTGCTGCAGTGGAGCcggctggggtggggtggtgcTGGGACTCGGGGCCGGGGTTGGCCAAgcgggaaggggcgggggacgctcaggaaggggctggggctgcgggaaCCGAGGACAAAGCGGAGCCCGGGCAGCCCGGCTGCTCGGAACCTCTCTCGGTGATGCTGCCACCGCCGCCGCGCAGGTAACGGGGGgaggatggctggggctggagacGGGACTCCCCGCTTCGTCGTCCGTGGAGAGGTTGTGGGCCTTTCTTCTGCCCCCTCGGTCcccttctgcctctccctgaCCTCCCCGGAGCTGGGTCCGGGCTCCCCGACAGCTCTGGGGTAGATGGGGCTcgccctgctccccctccccagctcccagaATGGCTCCTGGGACCTCCATCCCCATACCCTGCTCTGGGTCCAGCCCCTcgcacccccctgcaccccttcTCTTGGGGATGGGCTGCCCCtgcatggggatgggagggtgGGGACAGTGGGGGACACGTCCtcccctgggatctgaggtcccTGAGGGGACAGGGCAAAGGGACAGGGCACAGCTGGCATGTCCCAACACTTCAAACCGCCCACACACCCCATCttgtccccttctcccccactcCCCACGAGCTCCCAGCTCTTATCGGGCTGCAGGGACgctgctgggctcctcctgGATGGCCCAACATCACAACGAAGCTCCAAGTTTTGCACCATCACCCCCAACAAACAGCCTTCttgtgcctttctttttctcctttttcctttccgaGGACTGAGGGGCTCCTGCCTTTCACTCCAGAACACACCAATGTcctgaaacaccaaagaacCCCAAGAGATGGACCCAGTGCAACTGGCTCAGGTGGACAATTCCCCGGGGTCTGGTTGGGGTTTTGCTCCTTGCTTCAGTGACAGTGGTCATGCACAAGACAATCAGCcctttttgggaaaggaaacGCATATTTCTGGGTGCCAAACCTGTCCTGGTGTTgttccccagcacaggctgccgggagaggtgcagctctgggaaaagccaccttcagcagctcccatccaggTGGGAATGGGGAGGCTGTTGGTttccctttgctgttttcttcttggcTCCTCCTTGGAGGTTCATTTTCATATCCATGAATCTCAGTGTCCTCCTGGGATGTCCTTGTTTTTCTACTCCAATGTCTCACACTCTCCTCAGTTGCTTGGGATGGGCTTGAGCATCTCTGCTTCTTCATCCCAGGACCTCAGgggtttttattcttcttcttcttgaaCTTTTGGGGCTGTGGCTCTGGCCCCAGGTACTGAAcatctcttgctgctgctgcaggagcctgtGACGTTTGAGGAGGTGGCTGTGTATTTCACCAAGGAGCAATGGGCCCTGCTGAACCCGGTGCAGAGGACGCTCTCTGCGGACATCATGCTGGAGAACTACGAGGCTGTGATGTCTCTGGGTAAGGAGTCCTGTCCCTTCCAGTGCTGGAGCTCCTGAAGGTTTGACCTGTGGCCTTTGTGTTGCAGATGCTCTCAATTTTCAGACACCTtgagctctgcagtgctcagGAATGAGACAGACCATCTCCTTGATGCTCCTGGgagacagaaggaagaggaacatTGAGggaaagccctttttttttttttttcttctcttctgtgtaATTTTCCAGTGAATGGAAACATCCCTGCAgggatatttttccttttcctggacTAGCTCCATATCAATGATTGGTTTTGGGACAACGTTTGATGTTTGCCCTCTGTGGGGCTTGAGTGGAGGATGCACGTTCACCCAGGCACCTGGTGTTCTGGATGACCGTACCATCATTCTTCCCACTCTGTGTCCCTCAAGAAGTTTGAATTTCTTTAACTTTGCAAATACTCTGCAATTCTCAAGTCCCTCATGCTGTTATCTCCTGATTTCACCCTCTGGAACAGGTTTTCTTACGGCCAAGCCAGACTTGCTCACCCAGATGCCAGAGCGAGGAGAGCGCTGGGGCCCTGATCTtcaagaaatggagaaaaaagaagccctgagctgcaggcacgCAGGTGAGGATGGGGTGCCTGTGCTCATGATCACCTACACCAGCACATGCTACTATATCCTATCAAAACCACACCAGGATTTTAGCCAAAGCATGGGGGATCCTACTAGGAGATACAGCTCCACTGACCCTGGCTGgaaatcagaataattttttttttttctgtggatttctccTTCTTCCGTCCCTGGGGAAGCACAGAAGTAGAGCTGCTGCACCCTCAGCCAATTTTGCTGCCTGGTTAATTAGCTTTTTCTACCCCTTCCCcttgatgttatttttttttttttttacttggcCTGAGAAATAACCCATCTGGCTTCTCTCTGTGTCACAACAGGGGTAAGACACAAAATAAGCAGCAGGACggtttgcagaggagctgatgCCAATCTCGGAGAAATCCCGACCCAGGAGGaccctgcagaaaggcagcGTGCCTTCATCGAGTCTGGACACGAGGGCAGTCGGAGCAGGGACTTAATTACACCCCAGAGAGGCGATGCAGGAGAAAAACCTTTCAAGTGCCTCGAGTGCAGGAGAAGCTTCACGCGGAGCTCGGACCTCATCGTCCACCAGCGAACGCACACGGAGGAAAAGCCCTATCGGTGCCCCAAGTGCGGGAGATGCTTCAACAGGAGCTCGAGCCTCGTGACGCACCAGAGGATGCACACCGGTGAGAAAATGTACGAGTGCCCCGAGTGTGGGAAAAGCTTCACCCGGAGCTCGACGTTGACCACCCACCAGAGAACCCACACGGGAGAAAAACCCTACCAGTGCTGCGAGTGCGGGAAGCGCTTCAGCAAAAGGTCGAACCTCATTAAACACCAGCGGCAACACACCGGAGAGAGACCGTATCCATGTCCCGACTGCGGGAAAAGCTTCATACAAAGCTCAGATCTCATCGTCCATCAACGAACCCATACGGGAGAAAAGCCCTACCAGTGCTCGGAGTGTGGGAAACGCTTCAGCGTGCGATCCAAGCTGATTCAGCACTTGCGCGTGCACACGGGGGAGAAGCCATACACGTGCGGCGAGTGTGGGAAGAGCTTTGGGCAGAGCTCGCACCTTTCTGTGCACCAGAAAACTCACAGAGGAGAGAAATCGGTGCTCCAGGTGTGGAAAGTCATTCAGTGTGAGATCCTGCCTTGTTAAAGATCAGAAGCCGCGCGTATATAGAACATCTGAGAGCACGCACTTTCTTTGAAGAACATTTTGTAGGTGTGTTTGCATCTATGAAAGCTTGGAAAATcattcagtgaaaaagaaactCCATTAAAAATGAGCTGGTCTGCATGCAAGCAGGACTATTGAATAAGAGCGTA
This window of the Grus americana isolate bGruAme1 chromosome 32, bGruAme1.mat, whole genome shotgun sequence genome carries:
- the LOC129198345 gene encoding zinc finger protein 239-like isoform X1; this translates as MLENYEAVMSLGFLTAKPDLLTQMPERGERWGPDLQEMEKKEALSCRHAGVRHKISSRTVCRGADANLGEIPTQEDPAERQRAFIESGHEGSRSRDLITPQRGDAGEKPFKCLECRRSFTRSSDLIVHQRTHTEEKPYRCPKCGRCFNRSSSLVTHQRMHTGEKMYECPECGKSFTRSSTLTTHQRTHTGEKPYQCCECGKRFSKRSNLIKHQRQHTGERPYPCPDCGKSFIQSSDLIVHQRTHTGEKPYQCSECGKRFSVRSKLIQHLRVHTGEKPYTCGECGKSFGQSSHLSVHQKTHRGEKSVLQVWKVIQCEILPC
- the LOC129198345 gene encoding zinc finger protein 436-like isoform X2, producing METSLQGYFSFSWTSSISMIGFGTTFDVCPLWGLSGGCTFTQAPGVLDDRTIILPTLCPSRSLNFFNFANTLQFSSPSCCYLLISPSGTGFLTAKPDLLTQMPERGERWGPDLQEMEKKEALSCRHAGVRHKISSRTVCRGADANLGEIPTQEDPAERQRAFIESGHEGSRSRDLITPQRGDAGEKPFKCLECRRSFTRSSDLIVHQRTHTEEKPYRCPKCGRCFNRSSSLVTHQRMHTGEKMYECPECGKSFTRSSTLTTHQRTHTGEKPYQCCECGKRFSKRSNLIKHQRQHTGERPYPCPDCGKSFIQSSDLIVHQRTHTGEKPYQCSECGKRFSVRSKLIQHLRVHTGEKPYTCGECGKSFGQSSHLSVHQKTHRGEKSVLQVWKVIQCEILPC